In one Legionella clemsonensis genomic region, the following are encoded:
- a CDS encoding DUF3309 family protein has translation MSTLGLILLIIILLAVLPTWPYSSGWGYYPSGIVGLILIIVIVLMLTRGV, from the coding sequence ATGAGCACACTTGGATTAATATTATTAATAATTATTTTATTAGCAGTCTTGCCCACATGGCCCTACAGTAGTGGTTGGGGTTATTACCCTAGCGGAATAGTAGGCTTAATATTAATCATTGTAATTGTCTTAATGTTAACCAGAGGCGTATAG
- a CDS encoding FAD-dependent oxidoreductase, translated as MKGSSLWETISPKEVSYPPLAENIEVDVAIIGGGITGITAAAALLQAGKKVAVLEAHKIGGMTTGNSTGNLYIPVQPYYQTIVSNFDLHTAKQVADSRKLAIDYIEKNVTNYNIHCQFHRRPWYAYTASEEKEQLLQKEVETLKQIGVEIDYTSSLPFDLKFRKAAVMPNQARFNPLQYVRSLAAALADKGCLVFENTRATAVKETEKCLVFTKQAEVHANSIFMATHTPLDINPAQMFTAPYRSYVVGAYLTKDNYPEGHLWEFETPSHILSTHALTKSHPEILLLSGSHHKTGQGKDMKKHFAELEGFLEQYFTGLEIAFRWSAQHFQSADKIPYIGLANRMTKKIYMATGYFADGLTYGTLAGLLIADLILNKTNPFAEIYYANRFTPLSSIGFITKENLNVLAQYAKDLPLGTTDNFAALPIGEGKVVDIDGEKWAVSRDELNKLQIVSAVCTHMKCIVNWNNAEQTWDCPCHGSRFSPNGEVLEGPATYNLEKKELPGT; from the coding sequence ATGAAAGGAAGCTCTCTATGGGAAACGATTAGCCCGAAAGAAGTCAGCTACCCTCCTCTTGCAGAAAATATTGAGGTAGATGTGGCAATTATTGGTGGCGGAATTACCGGTATCACTGCTGCTGCAGCGTTATTACAAGCAGGAAAAAAAGTAGCCGTTTTAGAAGCACATAAAATCGGCGGAATGACAACAGGAAATTCAACGGGTAATTTGTATATTCCAGTCCAACCTTATTATCAGACCATTGTATCCAACTTTGATTTACATACTGCAAAACAGGTGGCTGACTCACGTAAATTAGCCATTGATTATATCGAAAAAAATGTAACTAATTACAATATCCATTGTCAATTTCATCGTCGACCTTGGTATGCTTATACAGCTTCAGAAGAAAAAGAGCAGTTATTGCAGAAAGAAGTCGAGACACTAAAGCAAATAGGGGTGGAAATAGATTACACCTCCAGCCTACCCTTTGATTTAAAATTTAGAAAAGCTGCAGTAATGCCAAATCAAGCCCGTTTTAATCCTCTGCAGTATGTGAGATCACTTGCAGCCGCGTTGGCTGATAAAGGATGTCTTGTCTTTGAGAACACGAGAGCTACTGCGGTTAAAGAAACGGAAAAGTGCCTGGTATTTACCAAACAGGCGGAGGTTCACGCCAACTCTATTTTCATGGCAACACATACCCCGTTAGATATTAACCCAGCTCAAATGTTCACTGCCCCTTATCGTAGTTATGTGGTGGGAGCTTATCTGACAAAGGATAATTATCCCGAAGGACACTTATGGGAATTTGAGACGCCCTCACACATTTTAAGTACACATGCCTTAACGAAATCTCATCCTGAAATTCTTCTTTTATCCGGCAGCCATCATAAAACTGGACAAGGTAAGGATATGAAGAAACATTTTGCAGAACTAGAGGGTTTTCTGGAGCAATATTTTACAGGGTTAGAAATAGCCTTTCGCTGGTCTGCTCAACATTTTCAATCTGCCGATAAAATTCCCTATATTGGACTTGCCAATCGAATGACTAAAAAAATTTACATGGCTACAGGTTATTTTGCGGATGGATTGACTTATGGGACTTTAGCCGGTCTTCTTATTGCTGATTTAATTTTAAATAAAACCAATCCTTTTGCTGAAATCTATTATGCAAACCGTTTTACTCCCCTTTCATCAATAGGTTTTATTACTAAAGAAAACTTAAATGTACTAGCACAATATGCCAAAGATCTCCCTTTAGGCACTACAGATAATTTTGCAGCTTTACCAATAGGGGAAGGGAAAGTTGTCGACATTGACGGTGAAAAATGGGCTGTATCAAGAGATGAATTGAATAAATTACAAATTGTTTCTGCAGTCTGTACCCATATGAAGTGTATTGTAAACTGGAATAATGCCGAACAAACATGGGATTGTCCATGCCATGGCAGCCGTTTTTCACCCAATGGCGAAGTACTTGAGGGTCCTGCAACTTACAACCTGGAGAAAAAAGAGCTCCCTGGAACATAA
- a CDS encoding DUF4142 domain-containing protein, with the protein MKSKLLLSLSCSAILLASGCSLNPSLTNDFNNPPANVIVTPAQAQVDARILGGLVVLNQNEIAAATEAQRKAANPAVKNYAAWMNKAHSQNLQETQNLSRRIGVAPANGKVAMMLKQKGRQELAMLNRLNGVAFERAYIAAMVKDHKAALQLIDHKLLNEATNPLLRRQLEITRTHVAHHLQQAQLIQRQLG; encoded by the coding sequence ATGAAATCAAAACTTCTTTTATCATTAAGTTGCAGTGCCATCCTGTTAGCTTCCGGATGCTCATTAAATCCCAGTCTAACGAATGATTTTAATAATCCACCTGCTAATGTGATTGTTACACCCGCACAGGCACAAGTGGATGCTAGAATTTTGGGTGGTTTAGTCGTACTAAATCAGAATGAAATTGCAGCAGCAACAGAAGCGCAACGAAAAGCCGCAAATCCAGCTGTTAAGAATTACGCGGCATGGATGAACAAGGCCCATAGTCAGAATTTACAGGAAACGCAAAATTTAAGCCGCAGAATTGGCGTCGCTCCAGCAAATGGTAAGGTTGCTATGATGCTTAAGCAGAAAGGCAGACAAGAGTTAGCGATGCTTAATCGTTTAAACGGTGTCGCTTTTGAAAGGGCTTATATAGCTGCAATGGTAAAAGATCATAAAGCTGCATTGCAATTAATTGACCACAAGCTACTCAATGAGGCAACCAATCCATTATTGAGAAGACAACTTGAAATAACCAGAACTCATGTTGCTCATCACCTCCAACAAGCTCAGCTCATTCAAAGACAACTGGGTTAA
- a CDS encoding DNA polymerase/3'-5' exonuclease PolX, with protein sequence MEKSNIFIADCLYKIADVLEAGGHNIYRARSYRRAARTLLKLDTELTTLLQTGFDMTTLPWIGRGIASTILYIIETGELPKFKNQKDKRINELKDIHGLGKKRIAALNELNITTKKALLEAINTKALRHLRWVTPQFEEQLKKEINNPTSRKFIRLYHAYPIVEILICNLMKLPEIIHVECSGDFRRKKEVLEQIDLLVSTTDNFQVIHQFIQFKEVIDVLSQNDHHVSVNVWSGIKVNLIIVKESQFGAALLYYTGSREHFAALVKRATSHQCELTKDGLYKGSECISSNESDIYQQLNLSYIAPELREAHGEIEAAANNNLPKLITLEDIKGDLHSHTNETDGKDNLETMAKAAMEKGYEYLAITDHSKRLAITNGLDEKRLLKQIKEIDRLNSRLNHFLILKSIEVDILEDGSLDLSNEVLKELDIVVCSIHSQFKMPEEKQTERILRAMDNPYFNILGHATGRLIKSRPPYPINIKKIFKAAKDRNCIIELNAQPYRLDINDNYCRLAKEMNVTVAISSDSHSTRELGYMQFGIYQARRGWIEKENVINTRHWAEVKKLIKRS encoded by the coding sequence ATGGAAAAATCGAATATTTTTATTGCTGATTGTCTTTATAAAATTGCAGATGTTTTAGAAGCTGGTGGACATAACATTTATCGAGCAAGATCCTATCGAAGAGCAGCGCGCACACTTTTAAAATTAGATACGGAACTTACTACCCTGCTTCAAACTGGTTTTGATATGACCACACTTCCTTGGATAGGTAGGGGTATCGCTTCAACCATATTATATATTATAGAAACAGGAGAGCTGCCTAAATTTAAAAATCAAAAGGACAAAAGGATTAATGAATTAAAAGATATTCATGGTTTGGGAAAAAAAAGAATAGCTGCACTTAATGAATTAAATATTACCACTAAAAAAGCCCTGTTGGAGGCAATTAATACAAAAGCACTCCGGCATTTAAGATGGGTAACTCCTCAATTTGAAGAGCAATTAAAAAAGGAAATTAATAATCCAACGTCGAGAAAATTTATTCGCTTATACCATGCTTATCCAATAGTAGAGATTCTAATTTGCAATTTAATGAAACTTCCTGAAATTATTCATGTGGAATGCAGTGGTGATTTTCGCCGAAAAAAAGAGGTCCTTGAACAAATTGATCTACTTGTATCAACAACGGACAATTTTCAAGTGATTCATCAATTTATTCAATTTAAGGAGGTCATTGATGTACTCTCGCAAAATGATCATCACGTGAGTGTTAATGTATGGTCAGGCATTAAAGTTAACTTAATCATCGTCAAAGAAAGCCAATTCGGCGCAGCATTATTATACTATACGGGAAGCAGAGAGCATTTTGCTGCCTTGGTAAAAAGAGCAACTTCTCATCAATGCGAGTTAACCAAAGATGGACTTTATAAAGGTAGCGAATGCATAAGCAGTAATGAATCCGATATTTATCAGCAGTTAAATTTATCTTATATAGCCCCAGAGTTGCGAGAGGCACACGGAGAGATTGAAGCAGCAGCCAATAATAACTTACCAAAACTGATTACATTAGAGGATATTAAGGGCGATTTACATTCTCATACCAATGAAACTGATGGAAAAGACAATCTGGAAACCATGGCTAAAGCCGCTATGGAAAAAGGGTACGAGTACCTTGCCATTACAGATCACTCCAAACGTTTGGCAATCACTAATGGACTTGATGAAAAGCGTTTATTAAAACAGATAAAAGAAATTGACCGTTTGAATAGCAGATTGAATCATTTCCTGATTTTAAAATCCATTGAAGTTGACATTCTGGAGGATGGTTCTCTCGATCTCTCTAACGAGGTATTAAAAGAATTAGACATTGTAGTCTGCTCTATTCACTCTCAATTTAAAATGCCTGAAGAAAAGCAAACCGAACGTATTTTACGAGCAATGGATAATCCCTATTTTAACATTCTTGGTCATGCTACAGGACGTTTAATTAAATCAAGACCACCTTATCCCATTAATATAAAAAAAATTTTTAAGGCAGCTAAAGATAGAAATTGCATTATTGAATTAAATGCCCAACCTTATCGACTTGATATTAATGATAATTATTGTCGATTAGCAAAAGAAATGAATGTAACCGTTGCTATTTCCAGTGACTCTCACAGCACACGTGAATTGGGCTATATGCAGTTTGGAATATATCAGGCACGCCGAGGTTGGATTGAGAAAGAAAACGTTATTAATACTCGTCATTGGGCTGAAGTGAAAAAATTAATTAAAAGAAGTTAA
- a CDS encoding NRAMP family divalent metal transporter: MTRERKAGVIGFFKKLGPGLITGASDDDPSGIATYSQAGAQFGLTTLWTALITFPLMVSIQEMCARVGMVTSAGLTANIKKHYPKPLLFFLLLLSVPAIILNIGANIAGMGAVANLIFPFIPSSVFSIIFTFMLILAIIFLSYDKIVATLKYLCFSLLLYIIIPFIVSPNWLEVLKHTFIPTIQFNKEYLLILVAILGTTISPYLFFWQATMEATDHQAKNVLVERHHIKDMNKDVGFGMLSSNLVMYFIILTTGTVLFPHGIQQIESVEQAASALKPLAGELSYVLFAAGVIGTGFLAIPVLAGCVSYILSTSFDWKGDLDKPFFKAKRFYSIIVASLLIGLLINFTKLNPIKALIYTAVLYGISAPVLIFLILLIANNKKIMGKFTNGNWSNILGITTLLLMTISAIIFLYLEFFEVTEI, encoded by the coding sequence ATGACGAGGGAACGTAAAGCAGGAGTGATTGGTTTCTTTAAGAAACTTGGTCCTGGCCTTATCACTGGAGCAAGTGATGATGACCCGTCAGGAATAGCGACCTATTCACAAGCTGGTGCCCAATTTGGCCTGACGACCTTATGGACCGCTCTTATTACCTTTCCACTAATGGTTTCAATTCAGGAAATGTGCGCAAGAGTAGGAATGGTGACCTCTGCAGGACTTACTGCCAATATAAAAAAACATTATCCAAAACCATTATTATTTTTTTTGCTGTTATTAAGTGTCCCAGCCATTATCTTAAATATCGGGGCTAATATTGCCGGTATGGGTGCCGTGGCAAATCTAATATTTCCTTTCATTCCTTCTTCTGTCTTTTCAATTATTTTTACATTCATGCTAATACTAGCCATCATTTTTCTCTCTTATGACAAGATAGTGGCCACTTTAAAATATCTTTGTTTTTCATTATTGCTTTATATAATTATTCCTTTTATTGTCTCCCCCAATTGGTTGGAGGTACTAAAACATACCTTCATTCCGACCATTCAATTTAATAAAGAGTACCTTCTAATATTAGTAGCTATACTGGGAACAACCATTTCACCTTATCTTTTTTTTTGGCAAGCCACTATGGAAGCAACGGATCACCAAGCCAAGAATGTTTTAGTGGAAAGACATCATATTAAGGATATGAATAAAGACGTAGGCTTTGGGATGCTAAGTTCTAATCTGGTAATGTATTTTATTATTCTAACCACAGGTACTGTTTTATTTCCACATGGAATACAGCAAATTGAATCGGTGGAACAAGCTGCCAGTGCACTAAAGCCATTGGCCGGCGAACTTTCCTATGTGTTATTTGCAGCGGGAGTCATTGGCACCGGTTTTCTTGCAATTCCAGTACTGGCAGGCTGCGTTTCCTATATTTTGTCAACATCATTTGATTGGAAAGGTGACTTAGACAAACCCTTTTTTAAAGCCAAACGCTTTTATAGCATAATTGTAGCTTCCTTGCTCATTGGTCTTTTAATCAATTTTACAAAATTAAATCCTATAAAAGCACTCATATATACAGCGGTATTATATGGAATCAGTGCACCCGTATTAATTTTTCTTATTTTACTGATTGCAAATAATAAAAAAATTATGGGCAAATTTACGAACGGTAACTGGTCAAATATTTTGGGAATTACTACATTGCTACTTATGACAATATCAGCAATTATTTTTCTCTATCTTGAGTTCTTTGAGGTCACAGAGATTTAA
- a CDS encoding uracil-xanthine permease family protein encodes MADSIDNNDLVYTVDDKPPFIKLLLLGLQYVLLMSVYLVLVIIVVRAAHLPDDVAFDAVRMGMIALGIATSLQALRPPYGSGYLAPPVVSAIYLKASLLAADAGGLPLVLGMTIFSGLVEVVFSRLVYQLRAMFPPGISGFIIVIVGIELGLEGLSQFLGVARSDVVNFERHLFIGLLTLGTMITISIWWRGIVKLICSFIGLVVGFTAAYFLGSIDATKIAQLQATPFFAFPHINFISYNFSFSLVLPFFIASVAAALRTVGVVTTCQKINSSSWKSPSLKSIKGGIFADGLAAITAGLCGIPGISTGPSLVGVSKATGATSRYIAFSTSIFLVLLAFLPKFASLLLIMPIAVIAPALMFTGSFMIIGGISVMTSRNIDTRMTYVIGLALLFGLSKEVYPTFYSSLPTFLQTMTSTTLSLSVIVALLLHLLFRIGIRKQAMLTLDNGKELTRGKLTQFIIENANYWQINIALMERIAQTTNAILQHLYNSQLAEDNINLLLTYDQIDVVVKITYDGDLLLLPFVNQKKTVFLEEEAFSYGLSDFLIGVYPDKFEHFTTGKTTHLHLYFNV; translated from the coding sequence ATGGCTGACTCAATAGATAACAATGATTTAGTGTACACGGTAGATGATAAACCTCCCTTTATCAAACTCCTGCTTCTGGGCCTGCAGTATGTTCTCCTCATGTCTGTCTATCTAGTGTTGGTTATTATTGTAGTGCGTGCAGCTCATCTGCCAGATGATGTTGCATTTGATGCTGTTAGAATGGGAATGATTGCTTTGGGAATAGCTACAAGCTTACAAGCCCTGCGTCCTCCGTATGGTTCAGGTTATTTAGCACCTCCCGTGGTTTCAGCGATTTATTTAAAGGCATCACTACTAGCAGCGGATGCAGGAGGTCTGCCACTGGTGTTAGGTATGACCATTTTTTCCGGACTTGTTGAGGTGGTTTTTTCACGTCTGGTTTATCAATTGCGTGCAATGTTTCCTCCTGGAATCTCAGGTTTTATCATTGTGATTGTAGGGATTGAATTAGGACTAGAAGGTCTTAGCCAATTCTTGGGTGTTGCTCGCTCCGATGTCGTCAATTTTGAGCGTCATTTATTTATTGGACTACTTACTCTGGGAACCATGATTACTATAAGTATCTGGTGGCGCGGTATCGTCAAACTCATTTGTTCCTTTATTGGTTTAGTAGTAGGTTTTACAGCCGCTTATTTTTTGGGAAGTATTGACGCTACTAAAATTGCTCAATTGCAAGCAACACCATTTTTTGCATTCCCTCACATCAACTTTATTTCTTATAATTTTTCTTTTTCTCTGGTTTTGCCATTCTTTATAGCCAGTGTTGCAGCCGCTCTTCGAACAGTAGGCGTAGTCACAACTTGTCAAAAAATCAATAGCTCGTCGTGGAAAAGTCCAAGCCTCAAATCTATTAAAGGCGGTATTTTTGCTGATGGTTTAGCTGCTATTACAGCAGGTCTTTGTGGTATACCTGGTATTAGCACAGGGCCCAGTCTTGTCGGTGTTTCAAAGGCTACTGGTGCTACAAGCCGTTATATTGCCTTCTCAACTTCCATTTTTTTAGTTTTATTGGCCTTTCTGCCAAAATTTGCTTCGCTATTGCTTATTATGCCTATCGCGGTTATAGCTCCAGCTCTAATGTTTACAGGTAGTTTTATGATTATAGGTGGAATTAGCGTGATGACGTCGCGCAACATTGATACTCGAATGACTTATGTCATTGGCCTGGCGCTATTATTTGGATTAAGCAAAGAAGTTTATCCGACATTCTACTCTTCACTACCTACTTTTTTACAGACCATGACCAGCACCACACTTTCTTTGTCAGTAATCGTCGCATTATTGCTACATCTGCTATTTCGCATCGGGATTCGAAAACAGGCTATGCTTACACTGGATAATGGAAAAGAGCTCACCAGAGGGAAACTCACTCAATTCATTATAGAGAATGCTAACTATTGGCAAATTAATATAGCTCTTATGGAAAGAATTGCCCAAACAACCAATGCTATTTTACAACATCTCTATAATAGCCAATTGGCAGAAGATAATATTAATTTACTCCTTACTTACGATCAAATTGATGTGGTTGTAAAAATTACATACGATGGCGATCTTCTTTTACTACCCTTTGTTAATCAGAAGAAAACGGTTTTCCTGGAGGAAGAAGCATTTTCCTACGGACTCAGCGATTTTTTAATCGGTGTTTATCCTGATAAATTTGAACATTTCACTACAGGCAAAACAACCCATCTGCATCTTTATTTTAATGTTTAA
- a CDS encoding electron transfer flavoprotein-ubiquinone oxidoreductase codes for MQHDTMEYDVVIVGAGPAGLSAAIKLKQLAAKENKEISVCLLEKGAQVGAHILSGAVLEPCSLKELLPDSWQEAPLDTPVTQDDFYFLTSKRSFRLPTPKPMQNHGNYIIRLGELCQFLAIQAENLGCEIYPGFAATEILYNTHGQVIGVATGDVGIDRAGNKTAHYQPGMHLYAKQTLFAEGCRGQLSQNLMRRFHLRDDVQPQTYGIGIKEVWQVTPEKHQAGRVIHTVGWPLDNTTYGGSFIYHLSKNRVALGFVIGLDYKNPWLNPFGELQRFKTHPMVRELLEKGERISYGSRALNEGGWQAIPKLIFPGGALIGDAAGFLNVPKIKGIHAAMKSAMLAAEACFAALEEEQGDTQVELQAYPEKIKQSWLEKELYQVRNIRPGFRYGLWFGLLNAAFETYITHGRSFWTMKHHADHTTLIPAEKAKKINYPKPDGVLMFDKLSSVYLTNTYHEENQPSHLKLRNANLAIEVNYKIYASPETRYCPAAVYEIIQEETGPRLQINAQNCIHCKTCDIKDPRQNIVWQAPEGSGGPNYVEM; via the coding sequence GTGCAACACGACACAATGGAATATGATGTAGTCATTGTTGGTGCAGGCCCTGCTGGTTTGTCTGCTGCTATAAAACTTAAGCAACTCGCCGCGAAAGAAAATAAGGAAATTAGCGTTTGTCTTCTGGAAAAGGGGGCTCAGGTAGGCGCTCATATTCTTTCTGGGGCGGTATTGGAACCATGCAGTTTAAAAGAATTATTACCTGATAGCTGGCAAGAGGCTCCTTTAGATACACCTGTAACACAAGATGATTTTTACTTTCTTACCAGTAAACGCTCTTTTCGTCTCCCTACGCCCAAGCCAATGCAAAATCATGGTAATTATATTATTAGGTTGGGAGAACTCTGTCAGTTTTTGGCAATACAGGCTGAAAATTTGGGGTGCGAAATTTATCCTGGCTTTGCTGCAACAGAGATTCTTTACAATACCCATGGGCAGGTTATTGGTGTAGCTACTGGTGACGTTGGCATTGATAGAGCGGGTAATAAAACTGCTCATTATCAACCAGGAATGCATTTATATGCCAAACAGACTCTTTTTGCAGAGGGTTGTCGCGGCCAACTTAGTCAAAATTTAATGCGGCGTTTTCATCTACGCGATGATGTCCAACCCCAAACCTACGGGATAGGTATTAAAGAAGTGTGGCAAGTTACTCCTGAAAAACATCAAGCAGGCAGAGTCATTCACACTGTAGGCTGGCCGTTGGATAATACGACTTACGGAGGTTCTTTTATTTACCATTTATCTAAAAATCGAGTAGCTCTTGGTTTTGTAATTGGTCTGGATTATAAAAATCCCTGGCTTAATCCCTTTGGTGAATTACAACGCTTTAAAACACACCCCATGGTTCGAGAATTGTTGGAAAAAGGGGAACGTATTAGTTATGGCTCCCGAGCACTTAACGAAGGAGGCTGGCAAGCCATTCCAAAACTCATTTTCCCGGGTGGCGCTCTCATTGGGGATGCCGCAGGCTTTTTAAATGTCCCTAAAATAAAAGGGATTCATGCTGCAATGAAATCAGCAATGCTTGCAGCAGAGGCTTGTTTTGCAGCATTAGAGGAAGAACAAGGTGACACTCAAGTTGAGCTACAAGCTTATCCTGAAAAAATAAAACAATCCTGGCTAGAAAAGGAATTATACCAGGTTAGAAATATTCGCCCCGGATTTCGTTACGGGCTCTGGTTTGGCTTACTCAATGCGGCTTTTGAGACCTATATTACTCATGGCAGATCATTCTGGACAATGAAGCATCATGCTGATCATACAACATTAATTCCTGCAGAAAAGGCAAAAAAAATAAACTACCCGAAACCAGATGGTGTTTTAATGTTTGACAAATTATCTTCTGTTTATTTGACAAACACTTACCATGAAGAAAATCAACCAAGCCATTTAAAATTACGCAATGCCAACTTAGCCATCGAGGTTAATTATAAAATTTACGCCTCCCCCGAGACTCGGTATTGTCCTGCAGCCGTTTATGAAATTATTCAGGAAGAAACCGGTCCAAGACTACAAATCAATGCCCAGAATTGCATTCATTGTAAAACCTGTGATATTAAAGATCCCCGTCAAAATATAGTGTGGCAGGCACCGGAAGGAAGTGGTGGTCCAAATTACGTAGAGATGTAA
- a CDS encoding DNA topoisomerase IB → MDISLYSAEECERIAREASLRYVNDSLPGISRKRSGKGFSYYYPNGERVTQQKELERIRALAIPPAYHDVWICPFANGHIQATARDDKNRKQYRYHPLWQEIRQQQKFHRMQAFGKTLPAIRQHINQMLNKPASLDKTQIICAILYLLDKSCMRIGNPVYAKENKSYGLTTLRKKHLSISKNQVSLEYEGKNSTLWHIDLKDKKIVKVLKKCEEIPGYEVFKYRDENNHLKVITSQDINGYLQSLTKQPFTAKDFRTWIACRETLCHLVNSVRETKKPSAKLLNTVLKEVATLLGHTPAVCRKNYVHPQIVHWWERGLLHQWTSKNQSHIKVLDEDELLLYWLKDHNLKH, encoded by the coding sequence ATGGACATATCCCTATATTCAGCGGAAGAATGTGAAAGAATTGCAAGAGAAGCTTCTTTACGCTACGTCAATGACTCCCTTCCCGGTATCTCCCGTAAACGCTCCGGTAAAGGATTCAGTTATTATTACCCTAATGGAGAACGAGTGACCCAGCAAAAAGAGTTAGAACGTATACGAGCTTTAGCAATCCCTCCCGCTTATCACGATGTATGGATTTGTCCTTTTGCCAATGGTCACATTCAAGCAACCGCACGAGATGATAAAAATCGAAAACAATACCGTTATCATCCTCTTTGGCAAGAAATTCGCCAGCAGCAAAAATTTCATAGGATGCAGGCATTCGGGAAAACACTTCCAGCTATTCGACAGCACATTAACCAAATGCTTAACAAACCTGCATCACTGGATAAAACGCAGATTATTTGCGCTATCCTTTATTTACTGGATAAATCATGCATGCGTATTGGAAATCCTGTCTATGCCAAAGAAAATAAATCTTATGGTCTAACAACGTTGCGTAAAAAACATTTATCCATTTCGAAGAATCAAGTGTCTTTAGAGTACGAAGGTAAGAACTCAACCTTGTGGCATATTGACTTAAAGGATAAAAAAATCGTTAAGGTGCTTAAAAAATGCGAAGAAATACCTGGTTATGAAGTATTTAAATATCGTGATGAAAATAATCATCTTAAAGTAATAACCTCACAGGATATTAATGGTTATCTACAATCGTTAACAAAACAACCCTTTACAGCCAAAGATTTTCGAACCTGGATTGCCTGTCGCGAAACATTGTGTCATTTAGTCAATTCAGTTAGAGAAACGAAAAAGCCTTCTGCAAAATTACTTAATACGGTTCTTAAAGAAGTTGCCACACTATTGGGGCATACGCCCGCTGTATGTCGAAAAAATTATGTTCATCCTCAAATAGTACACTGGTGGGAACGTGGATTATTGCATCAATGGACCTCCAAAAATCAATCCCATATTAAGGTATTAGATGAAGATGAACTACTGCTATACTGGTTAAAAGACCATAATTTAAAACATTAA